GGGTATAAAAaacatgaataaaagaaaatgctaaGTTCAAGGTGGTTGTTAATTTAGGGGAGAGAGAACAAGTGGGACTGAAGTGAGGGGCTGCACAAAGGGTTTCAGCTCTGTCATGTTTTGGTCCTTAAAATGTAAGAATTTCATAAAACTGAGAATTCGGTGTACCAGTGTTGTGacattttctgtaattttcaaaatatttgaaatatattaaactCTTCAGTAGGGACAGCTGTAACTGTGCATTTCTGAAGAATGATTGGATACCATCTTCTGAGGCCTGTAAAATTAGGTTGGGTTAGTAGTGCCTGGGAGCTTAAAATGTCTGTGATGTCCTTGTTAGAAGGTAGCAGGTCATTCTAGCAGGTAGAGTGAAGTAGAGCACGTCTAAGCCATTGGCTCCTTATTTTGGTTAAAGCTCGAGTGACTTCAGAACCAGAAAAACCTGTTTTCTATGACAAAGACCTGTCTGTTTGGCAATTTTGTAACAGCTAATGTCAAAATGCCTGCCAGGGTTTTGTAATTTAGATTCCTATTTCAGATAATGTGTGACTTTAACCATTTTTGATGCTTTTCCAAGACCGTGTTACTCTTTCCCATTTTTTCGTATTCTGAAGCAAACGTATCCAAATTTGGCGCCCCTCAGCTTTTCCccgtttttttttcttcttttttacccTCCGTTTTGAAAACTTAACGGAACGTATTTAATTTTGCACTAACATTGTTGAGCATAGAAATAGGACTTGAAACAACATTTTTCATGATTGTTTCCCAAAACTATTCTGAGACCAAAATGTCATCTCTTAACAGTAACAGTTATTAAGGAATAACTTGCTGAAAATTGTCCACCCAAGTCCTCTCAGCCCGGGGCAGTTGTTTGGTATGGTGCTATCAGTGACCCTGTCATTGGGACCATGAAAAGACCTAGCAGAAGGCCTGGCCTCCAGTTGTGATGAAGCCTTGAGGAATGTTTTGGCTTTTAGGCAACTTCAGTTTCCTGTTTTTCCCACTGCCTGTCACTGcagttgctttttctttctttccatcaaaGGGGTCCTTAAGTTTGTGCCTGAGCTGTCTGATCAGATCAGTTTGATTTCAGATCCAGCTCTGCTGCTTGCTTAGGTTAACCTGCCCAGAGTGTTCTCATTTGTAAAGGGAGGTGGGTGTTACCGCATGAGTCAGTTTTTATCATGACTATTAGAAATAGCGCACATAACGTGCCCGGCATCTAGCTTAGTGAAGGCAGTGAAATGGACTGTCAAGAAATAATCCATGCTCTGCATTTTGATTTTAAGCTGAGTCTACCAAAGATAGTATTCTGACTTTTTGGAAGCTTTTTCTAAGGAAGCTGATAAGTCATGGAAGTCATCTTATATACTAAAGTATTTCTGGCTCTTTGTACAACAGAAGAGAGAATGCATCGATGTGATTTGGAGTGAGGTAAAGAACATGTGACCTGTGTTTCCTAAAGGAACATTCTCTCCtttgaaacaaaaccaaacaaacaaaaaaaacctccttCATAAGATCATTTCCTTAAGCCTAGAGAGTAAAAATGTGTATCGTAGAAGCCGAAAAGCAATTTAGTTAGGAAAGGCATGCAGCAAAATGGACTCTTCTCCATTCCATTTGACAGGGAGCCTCCCTCCTCACAGAAGGTACTCTGTCTTGACACAGTAGCTGTGTGGTTAAATTTCATCTTGGTCGAACCTAGCTTTGGCCAACTAATCTGCTACTTAGAGCTCTTTTACTTTGTtcgaatttattttaaaaagagattagcttctttctgtttttattacagGAATTTCCAAGTGTACACGAAGTAGTAGAAGCAGGTTTATGAGCTCCCATAGACCATCACTCACCTTCAACAATTGTCAACATTATGTCTTTCCATATATACTACGTCTTTAGTGCAGCAGGTgggtgtgttagtcgttcagtcgtgcctgactctttgtgaccccatggactgcagcccaccaggcttgtctatccatggggttttccaggcaagaatactggagtgggtagccatttccttctccaggagatcttccggacccagggatcaaacccaggtctcctgcactgcaggcaaatacTCTATCCACTGAGCTTctcttaaacagacatttctaaatTCCCCGGGACAAAAATGAAGCCACCCCCATCCCCTCCTACTCCACCCAAGGAACCTGAAAATAAGGCTGCTTCCAAAACTTAAACCGTGAGATCAGTGTGTGATCATTGACAGCAGATATGAGCAGCTGAGACAGAATGGCCTCTCAGTCCCACAAAGTTCGTAAGGAAGGAACCATCACATCTACAGAAAGAGCGTTCCGGTCAGGAAGCGGCATTGGTTCGTGGCGGCAGTTAGAAAAGTAAGTGTTCAGACGCAGACCTTGACCACGCTCTCTTGACCAATGCGCATCCTGAGCCGTCTCCTGAGAGCCTCTAGTCCACCTGGTAGATCCCAGCAGAGTGGATCTTCATAGGAATCCTCCAGAAAACTGCCTTACTCAGACGCCGAGTGACCTGTTTCATGTCAGCTGGCTTTCCGAGGTCGTATGTTGGCACACATCCACCCTGCTGGACAGttattttctcagtttcctcagtgTGCTTTGTTACCAAAATCAGCATCCCTGTGCCTCTTCAGCCCTGGGGCACTAAGAGTGCCTGTCTGAGCCTCCAAAGAAGAGGCCAGATTCCAGGCAGTGTTTATTTCACCAGGGTAGCTACTGTCCATCCCTGGATAagctttctccctcctcctctttatGCACCCTCAGGTTTCTGTACCTGCACAGAACATCTGGCAGAAGTATCTGGCATCCTTGCTTATGAAAAGCCACCCAATTCCCATTCTTTATACTGTGGTCACCCTTCTGTGGCATCTGACAGTTCCCGGCAACCCTGCCTTGAGCTCCGTTCGGCCCCTCTCAGGTGTTTGTTTCAACTGAGACGTAATTCACAGTCCGCACAGTCAACCCATTTAAAGCATACAATTCCTTTTTCAggtatttttgtttaaaagacCATACCTGAAGCTTTTggaagttttgcttttgttttagatTTGAAGGGTTTGTTAACAAAAGAAGCCTTTATTTGTCACACACAATAAACAATTTCAGTATTTAATAGAGggttatttaacttaattttactacacagtcattaaaagaaaagagaaatagaaacaatagggAAGAGTTACAGTGTGTAtgtacatcaccaaattgggccCACCAGCATTCAGACCTCAGCAGCGCTGGGAAGTCGCTTGTTAACAGCCGCCTGGAGATAGTGCATCCGCTTTGTTGATGAGGCTGCAAATTgcagttttggggggctcccattTGTAATCCCAGGCTGCAAACTGATATCCTGGTCAGTTTGCCTGCAAAACTTGTAGCTCTGTTTTTAAGTTTTACAATGCTTTTTGTTTCACCTGGTGAGTCACAGGATTTTCTGGACCCAGGGGCTGGCCGAGACCTGCTCCCTCTCTCATCTAAAGTGCCTCTTGACTTGCTGATAACAGTTGGTGTTTTTGAAAGCAGGCGGGTAGTACAGGCAGGGTCAGAAGACAATAGAGGCctgctctcctgcttctgaagcctgaacaagactgcttccattttcatttccctaacagCTGCTTGGGAAGCAAGGACACCAAGCAGTCAGTGGTCTTCAAGGCTCTCAGCTTGGCAGGGCATTGGACAGGCAGCTGCCACACCTCGGCAGCAGTTGGGTGCCTCTGCCCTAATGTTTTCAGTTTGGGGTCATAGGGGCTCCTGTCTGGGTCCTCTCCAGCTTGTCATGTTGATAGCAGTGCTGCTTCTGGCCTTTGACAGCCTGGTGGGTTGGGCAGAAACATACACCAGAGAACTCTTCTGCTGTGTCTTCCCTGGGCCTTGTTGATGGTGTTTGTTTTGTGACTTTGGGCACATTGTCAAAAATGCCTGTTTGGGGTGCACACCCAGCTGGTTCTGGTTGATGCAGTTATATGGACAAAAGGGGTCTGAGCctctttaaaacaacaacaaacaaaactgatTTGTTATTTATATACCATAAAATCAGTTATTATAGGCATACAACCCAATGGTACATTTacagagttgtacaaccatccctacaatccaattttagaacatttccatcatccccaTTTGCAGTCATtctccaccaccccacccccacccccaccccccagcaccaGGCAAACACTAATCTTACTTCCTGTCTCTCTtggtttgccttttctggacatattgtatgattccattcatatgaagtGTCCAGATAAGGTACTTTTTAGCTGATGATTTTGGTGATGGTTGCTTGCACATTAACAGAGATTTTTTTTACTTCAGAGTATGCTTTTTCTGCTCTGCTAGTTACCTGTGATTTATTGGAGTTCCTTGgggatgtttgtttgtttggcataGTACCAGCCTTTTTTGCCCGTAGACAGATGTCTTGTGGAACGTTTGGTTTCCTGCCCGCATTTTGGGAGATGCAGCAGAAGCACAGATGctgctgtctctgctttgaaaGGCTTCCGCTCAGTGAGATAAACCTAGCAAGGCTGAGAACAACTGGGGAGAAGTCACTGGCAACATATAACCCAAGTTTTGGGCCCTGGGATGGTTGTGTTTGAGATGTTTAGGAAGCGCCCTGTGCTGGGCCTTAGGCAGGTTGCAATTCCCTTATGCAAGAAGGCAGagatgtaggacttccctggtggctcagatggtaaagcgtatgcctataatgtgggagacctgggtttcattcctgggtcggaaatggagaaggaaatggcaccccactgcagtactcttgcctggaaaattccgtggacggaggagcatggtaagctacagtgcatggggttacgaagagtcggacacgacttcagttcacttcagagatgtaggagaccagggtggaGGCAGAGGTGATGTAGGTTCGTGATCCCAGAAAGGGGTGACATGGGAGTGCAGAGCAGACACTGAACCACACGATCAGGTGACTTCCCTTTTCAGGTTGCTTTCAACCCTCCCAATTCCTCCAGAAGAAATGGTCATTCTAGTAGAGGTATTGTCTCCAGCACTTGTTTATCTCTCCCTTTTCaagagagagagcagagggacttccctggtggtccagtggttaagaatctacctttcagtgctggggacatgggttcaatccctgctctaggaggatcccatgtgctatggggcagctaagcccacgcaccataactactgagcccgcactcTAGGGCCTGTGAGCCTGACATGAGATGCCTAAGCCTTGCacctagagagtaacccctgcttgccacaaccagGGAAAACCcgcctgcagcaacaaagacccagctcagccagaaattaattaatatttaaaaagagagcgagcagatctctaggctttctgtAGACAAATGTATCTGGCTGGAATTTTATAACTTTGTTCTGTTTCCCTTGTACCGAAGCGGGGCTAGATTTGGAGGCACCTTGTAACTCCAGACCATCAAGATAGGAGCCATTATAAACGCTGGAAGAAAGGAGCGACCTGAGTTGCCTTTGAAGGGTTGGCGGTGGGGGGAACTAACATTCGGGAGCTTCTTTCTGAGGCTCTAGTGGTAACTCGACTGTGAAGTGGCCAGTCTTGGCAGAGAGTAGATAGGAGAAGTTAGGAAAGGTCCTTCTGGGTTGCTAAGAGCACCATGCTGTGCGCGTCCTTCCTGACCAGCTCTAGCCTTTGAGTGCTAAGCTCCCCTTGGCCCGGTGAGACAGGCACATATCCAGAAGGATCCTGCTGCAGTCTGGTGTTTTGCCTCTGAAGTCCAGCTTCTGTACTGGGTGGGTGTGTGTCTGATAATGGGGCAGGGGCAGTATCAGCACACAACTGACATTCAGTGCAGTTGGGTAGTCGGTATCTTTGTTGTTAGATGATGCCTTTTTTTCCTATACAAAGAAGGAATCCCTAAGCAGGTCTGATGGCGACACTTCAGAAATGGCTCACAGAGGAGCTGCTGGGACTTAACGCTCTGGAAAGCTGTAGGCCTCTTCCTCCAGGGCTGTGTGTGTTCTCTCTTGCCTGAATTGCCCTGCTAAGCATGGTCTCTGGTTGTGTTCTAGATTTTTGCCACCTTCCCAAGAAAGTGGGAAGATGCCGGGCCTCCTTCCCTCGGTGGTGGTACAATGTTACTGACGGATCCTGCCAGCAGTTTGTGTATGGAGGCTGTGACAGGAATGACAATAATTACATGACCAAGGAGGAGTGTCTTGCGAAGTGTGCTGGTGTCACAGGTAAGACAGTGCTGTTGGGGAGGTTTTATCACCTGTTGCTGTTTCTCGGTcattaagctgtgtctgactctttgagaccccatggactgcagcacaccaggctcttctgtcctccactatctcctggagttggcttaaattcatgtccactgagctggtgatgccatctaactgtctcatcctctgcctcctcctctttgccttcagtctttcccaacatcaggatcttttccagtgagtcggctctttgcatcaggtggccgaagtattggagtgtcaccatcagtctttctaatgaatgttgagagttgatttcctttaggattgactggtttgttctccttgttgttgaagggactctcacgagtcttcttcagcaccacaattcgaaagcatcaattctttggcattcagccttctttatggaccaactctcacatccatatgtgactattggaaaaaccatggctttgaccatatggacctttgtcaacaaagtgacgtctctacttttaaaaaatacatatttattaatttgtcTGCATCAGgtgttagttgtggcacgtgggatctagtttcctgaccaggaatcaaacctagacgccctgcactgggagcgctgAGTCCTAGTcactaaccaccagggaagtcccggagtTTGCTTTgtaacacgctgtctaggtttgtcatagcttcccttccaaggagcaggcgtcttttaactTCGTGTTATCTCGAGACACCTTATTAACTGGGTCGTAGGTGTCTTTTGCTCTTTGCTAGTTCTTCATGGCTGAAACtgggagatatttttaaaagcagaagaagCTGGCCCAGTGTGAAGGTCACACACACACGGCGGTTTCACGGCGGTACCCTTCCCCCTCTTCTAGAGCCAGGGGAAGGGGGATACAACTGCTTCTCCCCCCCAGCATCCTTCCTCCCACTAGTGAATGCACATTCCACGCCACGCCAGGTCTGCTCAGACAGGCAGCCCCCTTGTGCCCTGGGCCTTTGGGTTATTTTTACCTTTGGAACAAATGACTTAAGGAGCTCAGCCAGCCAGCCGAGTAATGAATCAAGTTAAAACTAGAACACACTTCTGGAATCCATCCTTGTCCCAGTCTTCAGTGAGGACTTCTGTGCAGTCACATTGACCCTGTGAGCCTCCCAGTTTAAATAAAAACCTAAGCCCCACCACAGCATGTGCCAGCTCTGAACACAGCCTCGGGGGACTCCTTGAGACCTGATGGCAGTGAGATGTTGGCCCTCTGGGGCCTGATCCCTCCCAAGTGTTCCAGAGACCTGAGGATTTGGCCAGCCAAACTGTCTGTTAAAGATTTTCACTGGCTGCTTCTTTCATTGTCATGGGACTTCTTACATCCTTTCCTGACAGCTTGGCATCGCTGGTAGCACCTGGATTGTGATTCTGGGTCAGAAAGTGCTTGTGGCACCCTCAGCGCTCACAGCCCCGCCACCCGGGAGCCTGCGCCAAGCGTTTGTATCTCCTCCTGCACTGGCTGTACCCTCTGTTGGCTttgagctctgcattcagaaatCACATAAGTGAATTAAAGTTATGTGCGTAAAGAGAGGACAGCAGCAGTGGCCTTGGCTGTGGCCTGAGGTTTATAGCAGCGCCCAGGCGCACGAGCCCAGCTGAGACCCAGTGCCTAGAGGAGTGTTTTACTCATCTTTATGTGCCCAGCAAGTGCTCAGCGCTCAGCACGTGTCTGGAGAGCCAAGGGGGCTGGTACTATTTTTGGATTGTGAGTGAGCCCCTCATTTTTTAGGGGGTGACTGGCAATCTCACCAAATGGTGAGTAAGGAAAATACCATTTATTGTATGTAATTTTCTGTTACAAGCTGTGATCCAGTGCCGGGGAAGGAATTAAGAGGAAATGTTTTTTGCTACCTTTCCTGTCCTCTCCCTATCAAGAGTTCAcagtatgggacttccctggtgatccagtggttaagatttcaccttgcAGTAcaggggcatgagttcaatccctggttgggaggctgagatcccatatgcctcctgGTCCAAAAAACCAAAgcgcataaaacagaagcaatattgtaacacattcaataaagactttgaaaatggtctacattaaaaaaaaaaaatagagttgacAGTAGCAAATGCACATGCCGTTCTGGTTACTCCTTGGTTTCTCGAGGGGGAGTTCAGTTTTAAGAACACAAGCAGTGAACAGCGGACATAAGATGGAATGTCTCTGCTGAGGGCCATGGGGTGTAGTGTTTTGCTGGCAGAAGGCAGACAGCTGTCTTCCTAAAGGTCAGAGTCTGGCCCCAGCCTGGAGGTCCCAGAAAACCCATTTGCTGGCACCTGAGCATGGCTGCACGACACAGCTCCTGAGGCGTTCTCTCGTGAGTCTGCAAGGAGAACTGGAACTGCCAGGGCGACGACTGGGCAACAAGTCACTCACGGAGGCCTTGCCAGCAGATTCCCTCCCAGGCAGGCGAGCTCTGCGGGGAGCCGAATGAGAATGACAGTTCATTACCAACCGATTAATTAATTATAATGAGAACCAAAGCCGCTGAAGGGACCTGACTCTCCCATGTAGTCTACGCTTTATTCTGCGTAGACAGAGCTCAGCCAGATTCCCAAAAGATTGCTTGAtgagggctggggcggggccagGAGAGCTGGTTTGTATGCGAGTGTGCAGTGGCATCAGGTTAGACCAGCCCCACGCCTCTGCACAGGGGAGGGCTCCTCCCTCCTGCACCCTGCCAGCCCTCCCTTTTTTGCACTTCCTTAAATGGCTAGCCTGTCCACCCACCCTcttagctttgtgtgtgtgtgagagagaaaatatACATAGCATACAATTGACCATGTTAACAGCTTTAAGTGCATGGGTTGGTGGCAGGAAGTGCGTGCATTCCCAGTGCTGAGCATGCCCTTCAGTTTTTAATTCACTTCGTGAGTTAATACAGTTCAACAGGTTATTTGGCCCTGGAAGCCATTCTGTCTTATTATAATGTCACTTCACACGTCTTTGCTTTGATTTCCAGCTGGTTGATCTTAATGTTTAACCCACAAGGACAGTCTTGGTTCCTTATTTTCCAAGTTCTGGCAGGTTTGTGGTCCAGCATGCACTCTGAAGGGCCCACATAAAGGAGAAATGGGAGTCTGTGAGAGGCCCACAGGACCAGGCCTGCTCAGGGATGCAGTCTGTTTTGTTTCACCAGCGATCTTAGAGGTGCCCTTTCTCACTGTGCTGTTTGTTTGTCCCCTTGCAGAGAACACCACTGATGAGCGGACCAGGGATAAAGCAGATTCCTCTGTCCCAAGTGGTAGGTTTTAAAAAAGACCCGAGATGGAATGAGGACCATCCAGATGGCTAATATGAAAGGACGTTTGTCATTTGGGAGTTATACCAGGGCTTCCTCCTCCTGGTTCTGTTGACGCAGGATTGGCAGGCTGGGGCTGCCAGCTTCTGGCTCCTGGCCGCCTCCTCACGCTGGGGAGTTCGCATTGTCCTGCAGACAGGAAGGGCTGAGGGACTCCACAGTGCTCcctcctgggggcgggggtgtgcTACCGCTGCACGTGGCTCAGGCTTCAAGTCTTCACTGCCCATCCCCACTCCTTGCCGCTTCTCCTTTGCTCTCTGTCATCCTTGCCGGTCCATCTCCCTCCCTGTGCTGAATCCTCTGTCCTCTGCCACCCCGCCTCCCTTCCCACTGCAGTCCTTGATCTCTTTGTGTTAGCTTGCTTTGTAGTGCTGAGAACAGCTGCCCCATTCTTTGTTTATGCTTAAAGGACTCTGCCTCAGGAGCCTGGGGTGAGTGGCCCAGATGCACcagcaaggccagtccccaggcagTGGGTTCTGCCGGTGGAGTCCTGCTGTGGAGGGAGGGAGTCCGCCCTCACCCCCTTTGAGGATGGCCCCAGTCAGCCAGTGGCCATACACTGGTTGCAGTCTTGATTCTGGTCCTTTGACTCTGGCCTCAGCGCCCACATGCGAGTAACCATTTATTAGTTTAGCAGTCAACCAGTTGGCAGAATGCTGAGAGTTAAGGTTAGAGGCACTTTCCAGTTTCCATAGGCTAGGATTCCTGTGACTCCTGGCTACCGCTTTGCCTGGGTTCATTGTTTATTCTCGAACTGGCCTCTGCGAGGTCATCCAGAGCCATGGGGCACTGGATTCATAACTCTGGTGTCTGTCCTGTTTCAGAAGAAAATTTCCCCAAGAGAATAAGTGACCTCCTATACCTCTGGTCTTTCTCATCAACCCAGAAATTGTGGCTGGGATTGGTTTCCATAGTAACCCCTGACCTGCCGAGCAGGCACCCCCGTCCAGCCATGTGCTGGAGGCGCTGTAGAGCGCATTAGGACTGAGAGGTGATGAGCAGAGCTGCCCACGCAGAGGGACTCCACTCCCTCCCTTCCAGGTGCCAGAGAGTCCACGCTCCCTCAGTGGGCCCCTTTCGACTCAGCCCCAGCTAGGTCACATGTCCTGTGTCCATTCCGGCCTCCCTGACGTGGAGACATGGATGTTTGTGTTTCAGTTCCCAGAAGGCAGGATTCTGATGACCTCTCCGGTGATATTTTCAGCTATGAAggtacaactttttaaaaaacacgtTTTCTTACTTAGTTGGGAATTGAGACACACTTGAGGGTTTCTATTAAGGATATGGTGGAGCAGGGCTTCCCGACCTTTCCTGGGTACTAGGACTCGAGAGGATGCCCCGGGGCACAGGAAGCAGGGTGGGCCCACAGCATGCCCTTGGAGAAGTTTGCCCTGCCTGCCAGCAGCTGCGCTGTGGGGCAGGTAACTAGCTCTACCCCCGAGCCCTGAGATTGAAATGAGTGGCCTGGTTCAGACCTTTCAGAGCTCACACAGATTGAGTGCCTACAACAGTCACTGACATAGAGTAACCTCCATAACCGTAGTCTGGTTATGCTACTGTGTAAAGAGAGAGGCATCTGAAAATGTGGGCCAGACTGGCCATGCCTGCAATTAACCAGTTTCTTTTAGCAGAGAGAGGTTTTCCCCATGGGCCAGCAGCCATATGATTGCTTAGGAGCATTCCAGCTCCAGTCACCTCTCCTGGGCCCTGCTAATTCGTGCCCCTTGGGCTGTCTCGCTCCCAGAACACTGCATTGCCAAGGCCGTCACTGGGCCTTGCCGCGCAGCCTTCCCACGTTGGTACTTTAATGCCGAGGAGAACTCTTGTGATAACTTCATCTACGGAGGATGCCGGGGCAATAAAAACAACTATCGCTCCAAGGAGGAGTGCATGCAGCAGTGCTTCGGTGAGTCTGCCTAGGGCCTCAATCCAAGACACAGCCATGGGCAGGGGGACCCTCCCAGGAGGACCCAGTCCCTCTCCTTGTCCTCTGGACTCTTATCCTCACCTTTTTCTGACTCCCTAGTAGGGAGGGGGTGGCTTTGGCCCCAGCTGTTGGGCAGATATGTCCCTACTGGGGTGGCAAGGCCTCAGAACCCTCTGAAGAACTGGAAGAAGTCGCTTAGCTAGAGCTCCCCTTGAAGGCCCAGGACCAAGGGGAGGCCTCTCGTGGCTGCCACTCTGAGCAAAGGAGGGCTGAGAGCTGACCTCAGGGTTGTGTGTTTTCTTCCAGGCAAGCAGTTGTATCCTGCCCTGCCCCTCGGCAGTAAAGGTAAATGGCCTCTTGCCCCTCTCCACCTGCCTGCCTTGGCTGAACTCGGCTGTCTTTGTGGCCTCATGTTGTCTTGGACACGTCATCCTTCACTGTCCACATCTTTTGTTAAAAAGCCACGTTTCTGCATGAGAATGGCTAGGCGGCTTGGAACGTGCTGTAGACGTATGTCCCATGGTGCGGCTTACATAAACGGGGGTTAGAAATGTGGTCGTCTCTTCCCCACAGCCCCGAGGGCGACCGAGGGACACTTCCTCCTGCTTAGGCATGCGGGACCTGCAGCACTCAGGCCTGAGATTAAGTGCAGGTTGGGGGAGCTTTGCCGCCCTGGTGTGTTCATCGCTGGCCTTGGGTGGCACCGAGGAGCGCGGAGCCCTCGCAGTGGGtgggccccagcccccagcagcgCTGTTGTCCCCACCCAGGCTGGTCTGGCAAGGAGGCTGGGCCTTCTCTCGCTTTTGTCTCTGATTCTGAGCCCTAATCATGGATGATAGTGTTTGCACAAAAGACTTGCCATGCTGGTTTGGCCGCTTTCCACCTGTTTCCTGTTCAGACCTGGCCTGTGTGTCTGCCCCCCTTTAGAAAAGGGATGAAGCTGGAACCTGGTTGGCCAGGCATCGGGGTCTGGagggtgggagatggggagggaattAACCTTGTCTGGTTCTGCAGCTACACGGGGAGAGGTAGCTGGGCAACTGCTACCAGACCGCATTTCTTAAGGGGAGCCTCGCCTGAAGAAAAAGCCTCTTAATTGACCCGTGGGACTGCAGTGGGGCAACCACTGCCAGATTTGTCTGGGCAATTAGGAGTGTGAGGGTCCCCTCCTGGCCCTGCTCCGAATAGACCCGTGCCCATCCCTCGTTCCACAGGCCACCACCCCAGCAACCTGCCGGGCCACATCTTTCTCTGGGCTGGTTGGGGGAGGGGCGTGTTTATACACCCACGCCAGAGATGGGTGCTTTTCCTGTACAGGTTGCCCCAGAGAGGTGGTAGGGAGATAGAGTTGAAGTGAGGATATTTTGTTGttcaaaaagaagaaacacaaatagCCACTCTGTGTGCACCTCGCATAGCACCTCCAATTTTTAGAAACCTATTTCTCAAGACTGTAGGGACTCTCTTGAGGACTCGACTTCCTGTCAGGCTTCC
Above is a genomic segment from Ovis canadensis isolate MfBH-ARS-UI-01 breed Bighorn chromosome 14, ARS-UI_OviCan_v2, whole genome shotgun sequence containing:
- the SPINT2 gene encoding kunitz-type protease inhibitor 2, with the translated sequence MAQLSEPRRCGVLLALLASLLLSGAEAADEERGVHDFCHLPKKVGRCRASFPRWWYNVTDGSCQQFVYGGCDRNDNNYMTKEECLAKCAGVTENTTDERTRDKADSSVPSVPRRQDSDDLSGDIFSYEEHCIAKAVTGPCRAAFPRWYFNAEENSCDNFIYGGCRGNKNNYRSKEECMQQCFGKQLYPALPLGSKVVVLVGLFVMVLILLLGASVVCLIRVARRNQERTLRTVWSSGDDKEQLVKNSYVL